From one Gammaproteobacteria bacterium genomic stretch:
- a CDS encoding efflux RND transporter periplasmic adaptor subunit, with product MKEKLLAMMLAIVMNLPLAASAATAVDEPSVLVKTEALRKQMVSETLTVYGTVMPATGAAENVSFPRPVQVARLLVAPGQVVRRGEPLLELSTEATAAAAYRQAESAETFAQGELKRMEDLAAQQLATHSQVAAARKALQDAQSALAAQQKLGAGLNNQTVKAPFDALVAAISVQQGDRIQPGATVMQLARSGALRALLGVEPEDAGRVRVGMPIRLSSVFSSGETVNATVSQVFGAINPQTRLVDVATRLAGPTRGLLPGMQVRGLIDLGGQESWVVSRSAVLQDGRGAYLYQVSDGHAKRVDVTVGVESGGIVAVSGKLDERLKVVVLGNYELKDGMVVREKAR from the coding sequence ATGAAAGAAAAATTGTTGGCGATGATGCTGGCCATCGTGATGAATCTGCCCCTGGCGGCATCGGCTGCGACTGCCGTTGATGAGCCGAGCGTGCTGGTCAAAACCGAGGCGTTGCGCAAGCAAATGGTGTCCGAAACCCTCACCGTCTATGGAACGGTGATGCCCGCCACCGGCGCGGCTGAGAACGTGAGTTTTCCGCGCCCGGTGCAGGTCGCCCGTCTGCTGGTGGCGCCGGGGCAGGTGGTGAGGCGTGGCGAACCCTTGCTGGAACTGTCCACCGAGGCGACTGCGGCAGCGGCTTATCGTCAGGCCGAATCGGCGGAGACTTTCGCGCAGGGCGAACTCAAGCGCATGGAGGATCTGGCAGCCCAGCAACTGGCTACCCACTCCCAGGTTGCCGCGGCCCGCAAGGCTTTACAGGATGCGCAGTCTGCCCTGGCGGCCCAGCAGAAACTGGGTGCCGGACTCAACAATCAGACCGTGAAAGCACCCTTTGATGCGTTGGTGGCGGCTATCAGCGTACAGCAAGGAGACCGAATCCAGCCCGGCGCAACGGTAATGCAACTGGCGCGATCGGGCGCGCTGCGTGCGCTGCTGGGCGTCGAGCCTGAAGATGCGGGCCGGGTGCGGGTAGGGATGCCGATACGGCTGTCCTCAGTATTCAGTAGCGGGGAAACCGTGAATGCCACGGTGTCACAGGTCTTCGGCGCAATCAATCCCCAGACGCGCCTGGTGGACGTGGCGACACGGCTTGCGGGCCCAACCAGGGGACTGCTGCCGGGCATGCAGGTGCGCGGGCTTATCGACCTCGGTGGCCAGGAAAGCTGGGTCGTGTCACGTTCTGCCGTGCTGCAGGATGGGCGGGGCGCCTATCTGTACCAGGTGAGCGATGGGCACGCCAAACGCGTTGACGTTACGGTCGGCGTGGAAAGCGGCGGTATCGTTGCGGTGTCGGGCAAGCTGGATGAGCGCCTCAAGGTAGTGGTGCTCGGCAACTACGAGTTGAAGGATGGCATGGTCGTGCGGGAGAAGGCACGATGA
- a CDS encoding TolC family protein, which produces MLPLVLIMAGLAGCASYTPKSLPERANPAPSVAAIEVAPERLPFRDLSSHRFNTADGLDMTEVAMLAVANNPQLKVTRDEAGIARAQAFAAGLLPDPQMSFSSDFPTNGTSGNTSAFLLGLNYDVRALLTHSAVKNAAQAAERQTDLNLLWQEWQVVGQARLLFARSLGQQQLLTVLKKERALVFSRYQRTQAALVQGNFTLDAANVDLATLQTLDTGINDLSRQISSNLHGLNALLGLAPNVHLHLIGDAQLPTLDEARISSDIEKIGERRPDLLALQAGYESQEQRFRQAVLAQFPALNIGLTRARDTSGLYTQGFGITLSLPIFNRNRGNVAIEKATRQRLHDEYQMRINSAAADIARILQDQKLLEKQLQNVAFGVDVLAHAADNAQAAFDAGNIDMLAYTNLRTALLAKQAEAITLKQTLLEQRVALLTLIGGELPVRNK; this is translated from the coding sequence ATCTCTGCCGGAGCGCGCGAACCCAGCGCCATCGGTTGCCGCCATCGAAGTGGCGCCGGAGCGATTGCCCTTTCGCGACCTGTCTTCGCATCGCTTCAATACCGCCGATGGTCTGGACATGACCGAGGTGGCCATGCTGGCGGTGGCCAACAATCCGCAGCTCAAGGTGACTCGCGACGAGGCCGGCATCGCACGCGCCCAGGCCTTTGCCGCAGGGCTTTTACCCGACCCGCAAATGAGTTTCAGCAGTGATTTCCCGACCAACGGGACATCCGGCAATACCAGCGCCTTCCTTCTGGGACTGAACTACGATGTGAGGGCATTGCTCACGCATTCTGCCGTCAAGAATGCAGCGCAGGCGGCAGAGCGGCAGACCGATCTCAACCTGCTGTGGCAGGAATGGCAGGTGGTTGGACAGGCGCGCCTGCTGTTCGCACGCAGTCTGGGCCAGCAACAACTTCTGACTGTGCTGAAAAAAGAACGCGCCCTTGTGTTTTCCCGCTACCAACGCACGCAAGCGGCTTTGGTCCAGGGCAACTTCACTCTGGACGCGGCCAATGTCGATCTCGCCACGCTGCAAACGCTTGATACCGGCATCAACGATCTTTCGCGCCAGATCAGCAGCAATCTACACGGCCTGAACGCGCTCCTCGGCCTCGCACCGAATGTCCACCTGCACCTCATCGGCGATGCTCAGCTGCCGACCCTTGATGAAGCCAGGATAAGTTCGGACATTGAGAAAATCGGCGAGCGGCGTCCCGACCTGCTCGCCCTCCAGGCGGGTTACGAAAGCCAGGAGCAACGCTTCCGGCAGGCAGTGCTGGCGCAGTTCCCCGCGCTCAACATCGGCCTGACCCGCGCGCGGGATACTTCCGGCCTTTATACCCAGGGTTTCGGCATTACCCTCAGCTTGCCCATCTTCAATCGCAACCGGGGCAATGTCGCCATCGAAAAGGCCACGCGTCAGCGCCTTCATGACGAGTACCAAATGCGAATCAACAGTGCCGCTGCCGATATCGCCCGTATTCTGCAAGACCAGAAACTGCTCGAAAAGCAGCTGCAAAACGTGGCGTTCGGCGTGGATGTGCTTGCCCATGCCGCAGACAATGCCCAGGCCGCTTTCGATGCGGGCAACATCGACATGCTGGCATATACCAATCTGCGCACCGCCTTGCTGGCCAAGCAGGCAGAGGCGATAACGCTTAAGCAGACCCTGCTGGAACAGCGCGTGGCTCTGTTGACGTTAATCGGCGGCGAACTTCCCGTCCGGAACAAGTAA
- a CDS encoding efflux RND transporter permease subunit has product MNFSAWMAHRRSILFFLFMLAAAGLVAAFKLPVTLFPNVDFPRVLVSLDAGDRPAEQMEVQVTMPVEEAIRRVPGVQNVRSTTSRGSAEISVNFAWGTDMPLAASLVSQAAAQILPQLPAGTQIATKRMDPTVFPILAYSITSDVHSLTALHDLAQYQLRPLLSGVEGVARIQVVGGAIEEYHVIVDPARLQAYGLAMGDVSRALAAANVVTAVGRLEDHYKLYLGIADTRLKSLDDIRQTVLKTGANGLVRLEDVAGVVRSTVPQWIRVNADGHDAVLLQVYQQPGSNSVQIARSIKAKLDAYSTRLPRNVKIANWYDQSQLVIASAASVRDAIMIGIGLAALVLLAFLRNLKITLIAIIVVPAVLSATVVLLTALHMSFNIMTLGGMAAAVGLIIDDAIVMIEHIVRRLRGAADHHGRVLDAAREFLRPLTGSSASTVIIFIPLAFLEGVTGAFFKALSLTMAAGLIISFMVTWLAVPILADHLLNEKDAKQKEGGRLTEWMHGKYDWIMRRILARPMLILVGIMPLMALGWVAFHQVGSGFMPSMDEGGFILDYRSEPGTSLAETDRLLRQVESIIRANPNVDTYSRRTGTQLGGILTEANEGDFFIRLKPEPRAPIDEVMSQIRIQVEQQVSGLNIEMAQLMEDLIGDLTAVPQPIQIKIFSDDTALLQSLAEKTAAAIARIKGVVEIRNGINPAGDALDIKVDRVKASLEGVDPEAVTRMVQDALAGQVTTQIRKGVKMIGVRVWVPEQLRSTENDLGQLLLRAPDGHLFPLKRVARISTISGQPQIGRENFKRMVAVTARISGRDMGSTIADVKQVMDAPNMLPQGVYYELGGLYQQQQIAFKGLIAVFAAAVALVFLLLLFLYERFQIALSIMAIPLLSISAVFVGLRATGIELNISAMMGMTMIVGIVTEVAIFYFSELQSLPAGMVRTEALIVAGKNRMRPIAMTTLAAILTLLPLALAIGQGSAMQQPLAIAIISGLVVQLPLVLLAMPVLFSLLDKTRHANGSA; this is encoded by the coding sequence ATGAATTTTTCTGCCTGGATGGCGCATCGCCGATCCATTCTGTTTTTCCTGTTCATGCTGGCCGCAGCGGGCCTGGTCGCCGCCTTCAAGCTGCCGGTAACGCTCTTTCCCAACGTCGATTTTCCACGCGTGCTGGTTTCCCTGGACGCCGGCGACCGCCCTGCGGAACAGATGGAGGTGCAGGTAACCATGCCGGTGGAAGAAGCGATCCGGCGTGTTCCGGGCGTTCAGAATGTGCGCTCCACGACCAGCCGGGGCTCTGCCGAAATATCGGTTAACTTTGCCTGGGGGACGGACATGCCGCTTGCCGCTTCCCTGGTCAGCCAGGCGGCGGCGCAGATTCTGCCGCAACTGCCGGCCGGCACGCAGATCGCCACCAAGCGGATGGATCCGACGGTGTTCCCCATTCTCGCCTACAGCATCACTTCGGACGTCCACTCGCTGACTGCGCTTCATGATCTGGCCCAGTATCAGCTGCGTCCCCTGCTTTCCGGGGTGGAGGGGGTGGCGCGGATTCAAGTCGTAGGCGGCGCGATCGAGGAATATCACGTCATCGTCGATCCCGCGCGCCTGCAGGCATACGGCCTGGCCATGGGCGATGTGTCGCGCGCATTGGCGGCGGCCAACGTGGTCACTGCGGTAGGCCGGTTGGAGGATCATTACAAGCTTTATCTGGGCATCGCCGATACGCGCCTGAAGAGCCTGGACGATATCCGCCAGACCGTGCTCAAGACCGGTGCCAACGGCCTGGTGCGCCTGGAGGATGTGGCAGGCGTGGTGCGCAGCACCGTGCCGCAATGGATACGCGTGAATGCCGACGGCCACGACGCGGTTTTGCTGCAGGTTTATCAGCAGCCTGGCAGCAACAGCGTGCAAATAGCCCGCAGCATCAAGGCCAAGCTCGACGCCTACAGCACCCGGTTACCCAGGAACGTGAAGATTGCCAATTGGTACGATCAAAGCCAGCTGGTCATTGCATCCGCCGCAAGCGTGCGCGACGCCATCATGATCGGCATAGGACTGGCTGCGCTGGTCTTGCTGGCTTTTCTGCGCAACCTCAAGATCACCCTCATCGCCATCATCGTGGTGCCCGCCGTGCTCTCCGCCACGGTGGTGCTGCTCACGGCCCTGCACATGAGCTTCAATATCATGACCCTGGGCGGGATGGCCGCCGCGGTGGGGCTCATCATCGATGATGCCATCGTCATGATCGAGCACATCGTGCGGCGCCTGCGTGGCGCCGCGGATCACCATGGCCGGGTACTCGATGCCGCACGGGAATTCCTGCGCCCATTGACCGGCTCGTCTGCTTCCACGGTAATCATCTTCATCCCGCTCGCTTTTCTGGAGGGGGTGACCGGCGCGTTCTTCAAGGCGCTATCGCTCACCATGGCGGCCGGGCTGATCATTTCGTTCATGGTCACCTGGCTGGCGGTCCCCATTCTGGCCGACCATCTGCTCAACGAAAAGGACGCCAAACAGAAGGAAGGCGGCCGCCTGACCGAGTGGATGCACGGGAAATACGACTGGATCATGCGCCGCATCCTCGCCCGGCCGATGCTGATACTGGTTGGGATCATGCCGTTGATGGCGCTGGGCTGGGTCGCCTTTCACCAGGTTGGCTCCGGCTTCATGCCATCCATGGACGAGGGCGGCTTCATTCTGGATTACCGTTCCGAACCCGGCACCTCGCTCGCCGAAACCGATCGCCTGCTGCGGCAGGTGGAGAGCATCATCCGCGCCAATCCCAATGTGGACACCTATTCCCGCCGCACCGGCACGCAGTTGGGCGGCATTCTTACCGAAGCCAACGAGGGGGATTTCTTTATCCGTCTCAAGCCCGAGCCGCGCGCCCCGATCGACGAAGTGATGAGTCAGATTCGTATCCAGGTCGAGCAGCAGGTTTCTGGCCTCAATATCGAGATGGCGCAGTTGATGGAAGACCTCATCGGCGATCTGACCGCCGTACCGCAGCCGATCCAGATCAAGATATTTTCCGACGATACCGCCTTGCTCCAGTCCCTGGCGGAGAAAACCGCTGCCGCCATCGCCAGAATCAAGGGCGTGGTTGAAATACGCAACGGTATCAACCCTGCCGGCGACGCCCTCGACATCAAGGTCGACCGTGTCAAGGCTTCTCTGGAAGGCGTCGATCCCGAGGCTGTGACGCGCATGGTGCAGGATGCTCTGGCCGGGCAAGTGACGACCCAGATTCGCAAAGGCGTCAAAATGATCGGCGTGCGCGTCTGGGTTCCTGAGCAGTTGCGGTCGACCGAAAACGATCTGGGCCAGCTTCTCCTGCGTGCGCCGGACGGCCATCTGTTTCCCCTCAAGCGCGTGGCGCGAATTTCAACGATTTCCGGCCAGCCGCAAATCGGGCGTGAGAATTTCAAGCGCATGGTCGCGGTGACGGCACGCATCAGCGGGCGCGACATGGGGTCTACCATTGCTGACGTGAAACAAGTCATGGACGCCCCGAACATGCTCCCCCAAGGCGTCTATTACGAACTCGGCGGCCTTTATCAACAGCAGCAAATCGCCTTCAAGGGGCTGATCGCCGTGTTCGCCGCCGCAGTGGCGTTGGTTTTCCTGTTGCTGCTGTTCCTCTATGAGCGCTTCCAGATCGCACTCTCGATCATGGCCATTCCGCTCCTGTCCATATCCGCGGTGTTTGTTGGCTTGCGGGCCACAGGCATTGAACTCAATATCTCGGCCATGATGGGCATGACCATGATTGTCGGCATCGTTACCGAAGTGGCCATCTTCTACTTCTCCGAATTGCAAAGCCTGCCGGCCGGCATGGTGCGGACCGAGGCATTGATCGTGGCGGGGAAGAACCGCATGCGGCCCATCGCCATGACCACGCTGGCGGCCATTCTCACCCTGCTGCCCCTGGCGCTCGCCATCGGGCAGGGCTCGGCCATGCAACAACCGTTGGCGATCGCCATCATTTCGGGGCTGGTGGTTCAGCTGCCTCTGGTGCTGCTCGCGATGCCGGTGCTATTCAGTCTTCTCGACAAGACAAGGCACGCAAACGGAAGTGCTTGA